In Triticum aestivum cultivar Chinese Spring unplaced genomic scaffold, IWGSC CS RefSeq v2.1 scaffold169260, whole genome shotgun sequence, the genomic stretch GCCACTTCACCGGGCAGCGCCGCCCAACTGCCGCCTATGACCTGCGCCCTCCCTGCCGCCCCACCCTCCCACCGCTCCATCCTTGGTTCCCTCACCGAACGCCCTCCCGACGACCACTTCTCCACCAGCAGCGCCACCCCGCTCCTCAGCTGCACCTCCACCAGCGAATGGCTGCTTCGATCAACATCGACAGTTTCACGGCGGGCTGTTCTGCGGCAGGAGGATTCGCGGCGTGCTGGGTGGTCTCGGTGTCCGATGCCATCGCGGGTTGCCTCCACTCCCCCGCCGTCGCCGCTCAACTCGGTCTTCGTCGGCGCCGCTCAATTCGGCATCTGTTGCCGCTCTCCGATCCTCCTGCTTCGACCCCTCACCGGGTCCGTCCTTCTCCTTGCCAGCGACATCTTCCTCCCCACTCCACTTCCTGTTCCCATCTGGTTGATTATTGATTATTAACTTTCCGATTTTCTTACAGTTCTGACGAGAAGAAGTAGAGCTGGGAGGATGCGGAGTGATGTGGTGAGGAGCAACAGTTGCAGA encodes the following:
- the LOC123177761 gene encoding uncharacterized protein gives rise to the protein MTCALPAAPPSHRSILGSLTERPPDDHFSTSSATPLLSCTSTSEWLLRSTSTVSRRAVLRQEDSRRAGWSRCPMPSRVASTPPPSPLNSVFVGAAQFGICCRSPILLLRPLTGSDEKK